Proteins encoded by one window of Swingsia samuiensis:
- the ppa gene encoding inorganic diphosphatase — protein sequence MDVSKIAAGKKVPSDINVVIEIPQGSQVKYEVDKESGAIFVDRFLFTPMAYPAAYGFIPGTLAADGDPADALVLAPAAVVPGAVIRSRPIGMLKMEDESGQDEKIICVPNDKIHPQFTNVHSIDDLPEITRKAIEHFFERYKDLEPNKWVKVTGWASKEEAEKVIEASLEAAKK from the coding sequence ATGGACGTTTCAAAAATTGCCGCAGGAAAAAAGGTTCCGAGCGATATCAATGTCGTTATCGAAATCCCTCAAGGCTCACAGGTAAAGTACGAAGTCGATAAAGAAAGTGGTGCTATTTTTGTTGACCGCTTCCTTTTTACGCCAATGGCCTACCCTGCTGCATACGGCTTCATCCCCGGCACCCTAGCCGCTGATGGTGATCCAGCGGACGCTCTGGTTCTTGCTCCTGCGGCTGTTGTCCCTGGTGCCGTTATTCGCTCCCGTCCCATTGGCATGTTGAAAATGGAAGATGAAAGCGGACAGGACGAAAAAATTATCTGTGTTCCTAACGATAAAATTCATCCGCAATTCACAAACGTACACTCCATTGATGATTTGCCAGAAATTACTCGCAAAGCGATCGAACATTTCTTTGAGCGCTATAAAGACCTTGAGCCTAATAAATGGGTTAAAGTCACAGGATGGGCTTCAAAAGAAGAAGCTGAAAAAGTAATTGAAGCATC